Proteins co-encoded in one Cupriavidus taiwanensis genomic window:
- a CDS encoding Bug family tripartite tricarboxylate transporter substrate binding protein, protein MRQQRPRRAAAAVATAAMAVLALSAGTALAAPAYPAKAVTMVVAYPPGGDTDAMARLYADKLSARLKQPVIVENRPGAGGVVGAAFVSRAPADGYTLLYTPNPFTLAPMVLKLAPSASYDPLHGFVPVIQTAVQAVLLVANPQAGVKTVAEMVATARAGKALTYGSPGAGSPMHIAGEMLNRAAGVKIQHVPYKGVAPAVNDVVAGHVPFAYVTLGPVAQYLNTGRLIPLAITDARRSPLLPNVPTLAELGYKDVVVGAWHGVMAPKGTPPEVIKTLNQQLNEVLRLPDVADKMATFGATPVGGAPAALEKVNAADYERLGKVIRELAITAE, encoded by the coding sequence ATGAGACAACAACGTCCCCGACGCGCCGCTGCCGCCGTCGCCACCGCGGCCATGGCCGTGCTTGCGCTGAGCGCGGGCACCGCGCTGGCCGCCCCCGCGTATCCGGCCAAGGCCGTAACCATGGTCGTGGCCTACCCGCCGGGCGGCGATACCGACGCCATGGCGCGGCTTTACGCCGACAAGCTGTCGGCCCGCCTGAAGCAGCCGGTCATCGTCGAAAACCGCCCCGGCGCCGGCGGCGTGGTTGGTGCCGCATTCGTCAGCCGCGCGCCGGCGGACGGCTACACCCTGCTGTATACGCCGAACCCGTTCACGCTGGCGCCGATGGTGCTGAAGCTGGCGCCGTCGGCCAGCTATGACCCGCTGCACGGCTTTGTGCCGGTGATCCAGACCGCCGTGCAGGCGGTGTTGCTGGTGGCCAATCCGCAGGCGGGCGTGAAAACGGTGGCGGAGATGGTGGCCACGGCCAGGGCCGGCAAGGCGCTGACCTATGGCAGCCCGGGCGCGGGCTCGCCGATGCATATCGCCGGCGAGATGCTGAACCGCGCCGCCGGCGTGAAGATCCAGCATGTGCCCTACAAGGGCGTGGCGCCCGCGGTCAACGACGTGGTGGCGGGGCACGTGCCGTTTGCCTACGTCACGCTGGGTCCGGTGGCGCAATACCTCAATACGGGCCGGCTGATTCCGCTGGCGATCACCGATGCGCGGCGCTCGCCGCTGCTGCCCAACGTGCCGACGCTGGCCGAGCTGGGCTACAAGGACGTGGTGGTCGGCGCGTGGCACGGCGTGATGGCGCCTAAAGGCACGCCGCCCGAGGTGATCAAGACCCTGAACCAGCAGCTCAACGAGGTACTGCGCCTGCCCGACGTGGCCGACAAGATGGCCACCTTCGGCGCCACCCCGGTGGGCGGCGCGCCGGCAGCGCTGGAGAAGGTCAACGCGGCCGACTACGAGCGCCTGGGCAAGGTGATCCGCGAGCTGGCGATCACCGCCGAATGA
- a CDS encoding xanthine dehydrogenase family protein molybdopterin-binding subunit has protein sequence MSRAIVGTSTPQVTAREKVMGRAQYAGDIKLPGMLHAKVLRSPHPHARIVRIDTAAAKALPGVKLVATGHDVPARHWGPHRKEQHILACGVVRHVGEEVAAVVAVSEEIARDALDLIQVEYEPLPALLTPAAALAGGAPEIHAGTGNIGHEMRIERGDVEAAFASCAAVYEATYDMHSQYPGYLEPMASVAAQDGNGRLTLWASTQSVFLARARLAEALDRPVSTIRVVQATTGGGFGAKIVEENNSLICAFLASRLERPVRLANNRLEDFQGARASVPMQVWLRLGLSADGVILAKDVRITAECGAYSGLAGDVMHVTAMRSDNMHRVRNVRSHAVMAYTNNPPRGAFRGFGGQQMQFPLNCHLTVLAGMLGIDPIEVHRRNAIGAGETSVHGWKISSTGMAECLDMTRRAIGWDEKRAAPRGTGTRRRGVGIAAAMHVSGNRTLGNWDGSTILLKMNEDGRVMLQTSECDMGQGANTMLSQICAQELGIPLSHVTVMAPDTDTAPFCLGSLASRVTIISGNAVLRAAREARQKLLALAAEKLGVDMRQLVIADGRIAVPDQPDRSATLAEIARLHIFRHGGEGIHVRASYDAPTVMHDADYYGNVAPAHSFAAQAVEVEVDTCTGQVSVIDSFVADDCGKAINPLAVHGQTHGATVQAIGWTLYEHLQYEDGRLMNGNFADYTMPTADAVPMLRTDVVESNDPNGPYGAKGASETAILPGAAAIANAVFDAVGVRIRSLPITPEKVLAALRALKEEEATHA, from the coding sequence ATGAGCAGGGCCATCGTGGGAACCTCCACGCCGCAGGTGACCGCGCGGGAAAAGGTCATGGGCCGCGCGCAGTACGCCGGCGACATCAAGCTGCCCGGCATGCTGCACGCCAAGGTGCTGCGCAGCCCGCACCCGCACGCGCGCATCGTGCGCATCGACACCGCCGCCGCGAAGGCCTTGCCCGGCGTGAAGCTGGTGGCGACCGGCCATGACGTGCCGGCCCGCCACTGGGGCCCGCACCGCAAGGAGCAGCACATCCTGGCCTGCGGCGTGGTGCGCCATGTCGGCGAGGAAGTGGCCGCGGTGGTGGCGGTCAGCGAGGAGATCGCACGCGACGCACTGGACCTGATCCAGGTCGAGTACGAGCCGCTGCCCGCGCTGCTGACGCCGGCCGCGGCGCTGGCCGGGGGCGCGCCGGAGATCCACGCCGGCACCGGCAACATCGGCCATGAAATGCGCATCGAGCGCGGCGACGTCGAGGCCGCGTTCGCGTCGTGCGCCGCGGTGTACGAAGCCACCTACGACATGCATTCGCAGTACCCCGGCTATCTCGAGCCGATGGCCTCGGTGGCGGCGCAGGACGGCAACGGGCGGCTCACGCTGTGGGCGTCGACGCAGTCGGTGTTCCTGGCGCGCGCGCGGCTGGCCGAGGCGCTGGACCGGCCGGTCTCGACCATCCGCGTGGTGCAGGCCACCACCGGCGGCGGCTTCGGCGCCAAGATCGTCGAGGAGAACAACAGCCTGATCTGCGCCTTCCTGGCGAGCCGGCTGGAGCGTCCGGTGCGGCTGGCCAACAACCGCCTGGAAGACTTCCAGGGCGCGCGCGCGAGCGTGCCGATGCAGGTCTGGCTGCGCCTGGGCCTGTCCGCCGATGGCGTGATCCTGGCCAAGGACGTGCGCATCACGGCCGAGTGCGGCGCCTATTCCGGCCTTGCCGGCGATGTGATGCACGTCACCGCCATGCGCAGCGACAACATGCACCGCGTGCGCAACGTGCGCTCGCACGCGGTGATGGCCTATACCAACAACCCGCCGCGCGGCGCCTTCCGCGGCTTCGGCGGGCAGCAGATGCAGTTTCCGCTGAACTGCCACCTGACGGTGCTGGCCGGCATGCTCGGCATCGACCCGATCGAAGTGCACAGGCGCAATGCCATCGGCGCCGGCGAGACCAGCGTGCATGGCTGGAAGATCAGCAGCACCGGCATGGCCGAATGCCTGGACATGACGCGCCGCGCCATCGGCTGGGACGAAAAGCGCGCCGCGCCGCGCGGCACCGGCACGCGCCGGCGCGGCGTCGGCATTGCCGCGGCGATGCACGTCAGCGGGAACCGCACGCTGGGCAACTGGGACGGCTCGACCATCCTGCTCAAGATGAACGAGGACGGCCGCGTGATGCTGCAGACCAGCGAGTGCGACATGGGGCAGGGCGCCAACACCATGCTCAGCCAGATCTGCGCGCAGGAGTTGGGCATTCCGCTGTCGCACGTCACCGTGATGGCGCCGGATACCGATACCGCGCCGTTCTGCCTGGGCTCGCTGGCGTCGCGCGTGACCATCATCTCGGGCAACGCGGTGCTGCGCGCGGCGCGCGAGGCGCGGCAGAAGCTGCTGGCGCTGGCGGCGGAAAAGCTCGGCGTGGACATGCGGCAGCTGGTGATCGCCGATGGCCGCATCGCGGTGCCGGACCAGCCCGACCGGTCCGCCACGCTGGCCGAGATCGCGCGCCTGCATATCTTCCGCCACGGCGGCGAGGGCATCCACGTGCGTGCCAGCTACGACGCGCCCACGGTGATGCACGATGCCGACTACTACGGCAACGTCGCGCCCGCGCATTCGTTCGCGGCGCAGGCGGTGGAAGTGGAGGTCGACACCTGCACCGGCCAGGTCAGCGTGATCGACAGCTTCGTCGCCGACGACTGCGGCAAGGCCATCAACCCGCTCGCGGTGCACGGCCAGACCCACGGCGCCACCGTGCAGGCGATCGGCTGGACCCTGTACGAGCACCTGCAATACGAGGACGGCCGCCTGATGAACGGCAACTTCGCCGACTACACCATGCCCACCGCCGACGCCGTGCCGATGCTGCGCACCGACGTGGTGGAATCGAACGACCCCAACGGGCCTTACGGCGCCAAGGGCGCCAGCGAGACTGCGATCCTGCCGGGCGCGGCGGCGATCGCCAACGCCGTGTTCGACGCGGTCGGCGTGCGCATCCGGTCGCTGCCGATCACGCCCGAGAAGGTGCTGGCGGCCCTGCGCGCGCTGAAGGAAGAGGAGGCCACCCATGCGTGA
- a CDS encoding FAD binding domain-containing protein: protein MRDFALLEPATLAEASHMLADLGDSCRIFAGGTALMLGMRQRMLAPSHLVSLGRLDALRGISFDARDGLRIGALALHAEVARSPLVQAHCPMLASMAARVANPQVRNQGTLGGNLCYADPATDPPGCLMALGAQIVVSGCGGERVIDIEDFLVDYYVTALAPDEIVTQIRVPAPGAGADGHYARFLRTAAEHRPLASVALAVRREGAFCVAARLAVGASTPVPRRLRRAEALLAGQAVTAELAAQAAAIIAEDINAVSDARGSEAYRRDMVRVVARRTIAALFGVASE, encoded by the coding sequence ATGCGTGATTTTGCCTTGCTGGAGCCGGCCACCTTGGCCGAAGCCAGCCACATGCTGGCCGACCTGGGCGACAGTTGCCGCATCTTTGCCGGCGGCACCGCGCTGATGCTGGGCATGCGCCAGCGCATGCTGGCGCCCAGCCATTTGGTTTCGCTGGGCCGGCTCGATGCGCTGCGTGGCATCAGCTTCGATGCGCGCGACGGCCTGCGCATCGGCGCGCTCGCCTTGCATGCCGAGGTCGCGCGCTCGCCGCTGGTGCAGGCACATTGTCCGATGCTGGCCAGCATGGCTGCGCGCGTCGCCAATCCGCAGGTGCGCAACCAGGGCACCCTCGGCGGCAACCTCTGTTATGCCGACCCGGCCACCGATCCGCCCGGCTGCCTGATGGCGCTGGGCGCGCAGATCGTGGTCAGCGGCTGCGGCGGCGAGCGCGTGATCGACATCGAGGACTTCCTGGTCGACTACTACGTCACGGCGCTGGCACCGGATGAAATCGTCACGCAGATCCGCGTGCCCGCGCCGGGTGCCGGGGCCGATGGCCACTATGCGCGCTTCCTGCGCACCGCCGCCGAGCACCGCCCGCTGGCCAGCGTGGCGCTGGCGGTGCGGCGCGAGGGCGCGTTCTGCGTCGCGGCCCGCCTGGCGGTGGGCGCGTCGACGCCGGTGCCGCGCCGGTTGCGGCGCGCCGAGGCGCTGCTGGCGGGCCAGGCGGTGACGGCGGAACTGGCCGCGCAAGCCGCGGCCATCATCGCCGAGGACATCAACGCGGTGTCGGACGCGCGCGGGTCCGAGGCTTACCGCCGCGACATGGTGCGCGTGGTCGCGCGCCGCACTATCGCCGCATTGTTCGGCGTGGCATCGGAGTAA
- a CDS encoding (2Fe-2S)-binding protein, with protein sequence MNPISIELTVNGEEHQVQVPARRLLADLLRDDLNLTGTKRGCETGICGACSVLVDGEVVKSCLMLAAQARGRHVMTVEGLAADGQLHPLQQSFVEHGGLQCGYCTPGFLMAACALLAHNPNPTEEEVRRGLNGNLCRCTGYVGIVESVLSAAEAMRGN encoded by the coding sequence ATGAACCCAATCAGCATCGAACTCACCGTCAACGGTGAAGAACACCAGGTGCAGGTGCCGGCACGGCGCCTGCTTGCCGACCTGCTGCGCGACGACCTGAACCTGACCGGCACCAAGCGCGGCTGCGAGACCGGCATCTGCGGCGCCTGCTCGGTGCTGGTCGATGGCGAGGTGGTCAAGTCCTGCCTGATGCTCGCGGCGCAGGCGCGCGGCCGCCATGTGATGACGGTGGAGGGCCTGGCCGCCGACGGCCAGCTGCATCCGCTGCAGCAAAGCTTCGTGGAGCACGGCGGCCTGCAGTGCGGCTATTGCACGCCGGGCTTCCTGATGGCGGCGTGCGCGCTGCTCGCCCACAATCCCAATCCGACCGAAGAAGAAGTCCGGCGCGGCCTGAACGGCAACCTGTGCCGTTGCACCGGCTATGTCGGCATCGTCGAATCGGTCCTGTCCGCCGCGGAGGCAATGCGTGGAAATTGA
- a CDS encoding CoxG family protein, producing MEIEKTLVTAAPPARVWELLLDPNVMGACVPGMASIEVLSEVEYVAHMAVKIAFINARFRLHTRIVETRAPHYLRTEGTGEDASVASSLRQSSELFLTPLDHGGTQLRIRVQVDVLGRLGTFGLSVMKTKADRMWDEFGANLLARLSPQDGQPAPGRAQQPAAVPQAAALAPSAAAHGHAVLAAQDRAPPPARAGLFRRLFGRRLDAACGPLADICIELRRPDETIVVRWPAAHGEQCAAWLRDYLRPAT from the coding sequence GTGGAAATTGAAAAGACCCTGGTTACCGCGGCGCCGCCGGCGCGCGTGTGGGAGCTGCTGCTCGACCCCAACGTGATGGGCGCGTGCGTGCCCGGCATGGCATCGATCGAAGTGCTCAGCGAGGTCGAGTACGTCGCCCACATGGCGGTAAAGATTGCCTTCATCAACGCGCGCTTCCGCCTGCATACGAGGATCGTCGAGACCCGCGCGCCCCATTACCTGCGCACCGAGGGCACCGGCGAGGATGCTTCGGTGGCCAGCTCGCTGCGGCAGTCGAGCGAGCTGTTCCTGACGCCGCTCGACCATGGCGGCACGCAACTGCGGATCCGGGTGCAGGTGGATGTGCTGGGCCGGCTGGGTACCTTCGGCCTGAGCGTGATGAAGACCAAGGCCGACCGCATGTGGGACGAGTTTGGCGCCAACCTGCTGGCGCGGCTGTCGCCGCAGGACGGGCAGCCCGCACCCGGCCGGGCGCAGCAACCCGCCGCGGTGCCGCAAGCGGCCGCGCTTGCGCCGTCCGCGGCCGCCCACGGCCATGCGGTGCTGGCGGCGCAGGATCGGGCGCCGCCACCGGCCCGGGCGGGACTGTTCAGGCGGCTGTTCGGGCGCCGGCTCGACGCCGCGTGCGGTCCGCTTGCTGACATCTGCATCGAGCTGCGGCGCCCTGACGAGACCATCGTGGTGCGCTGGCCCGCGGCCCACGGCGAGCAGTGCGCGGCGTGGCTGCGCGACTACCTGCGCCCGGCGACATAG
- a CDS encoding IclR family transcriptional regulator — MTTDSPQKDAQEGGQEGAPESAQDKYIVPGLERGLRLLGEFSSRERTLSAAELARRLKVPRSTVFRLLATLEMMGFVERTDGGREFRLGMAVLRLGFDYLASLELTELGRPLLDRLRDEIHYPCNLVVRDGRSIVYVAKSVASRPFASTVNVGTRLPAHATVLGRVLLEDLSLAELRALYPEERLEVYSESTPRTVEELYEMVQRDRQRGYVLHEGFFEASISTIAAPVRDRSGKVTAALGATIPAARIDPDQLDNMVEQVRRAAAELSRLLDYRPEVPRPFA, encoded by the coding sequence ATGACGACCGATTCGCCGCAAAAAGATGCACAAGAGGGCGGCCAGGAGGGTGCGCCGGAGAGCGCGCAGGACAAGTACATCGTGCCGGGGCTGGAGCGCGGCCTGCGCCTGCTGGGCGAATTCAGCAGCCGCGAGCGCACCTTGTCGGCCGCCGAGCTGGCGCGCCGGCTCAAGGTGCCGCGCTCGACCGTGTTCCGGCTGCTGGCCACGCTGGAAATGATGGGCTTCGTCGAGCGCACCGACGGCGGGCGCGAGTTCCGGCTGGGCATGGCGGTGCTGCGCCTCGGCTTCGATTACCTGGCGTCGCTGGAGCTGACCGAGCTCGGCCGTCCGCTGCTGGACCGGCTGCGCGACGAGATCCACTACCCGTGCAACCTGGTGGTGCGCGACGGGCGCTCCATCGTCTATGTGGCCAAGTCGGTGGCATCGCGCCCGTTTGCCAGCACCGTCAATGTCGGCACCCGGCTGCCCGCGCATGCCACCGTGCTGGGGCGCGTGCTGCTGGAAGACCTGTCGCTGGCCGAACTGCGCGCGCTCTATCCGGAAGAGCGGCTGGAAGTCTATTCCGAAAGCACGCCGCGCACGGTCGAAGAACTGTACGAAATGGTCCAGCGCGACCGCCAGCGCGGCTACGTGCTGCACGAAGGATTCTTCGAGGCCAGCATCTCGACCATCGCGGCGCCGGTGCGCGACCGCAGCGGCAAGGTGACCGCGGCGCTGGGCGCGACCATCCCGGCCGCGCGCATCGACCCGGACCAGCTCGACAACATGGTGGAACAGGTGCGGCGCGCCGCGGCGGAGCTGTCGCGCTTGCTCGACTACCGGCCGGAGGTGCCCAGGCCGTTCGCCTGA
- a CDS encoding IclR family transcriptional regulator codes for MPKSRPPTEPDLDDGPAPEDAREAQLVSPVIRGLRLLRFIAEGGATANLSEVGRRIDVNRVTVMRLLDTLEHEGMVERLPQGGHQVGFNFLKLASRVLASNDLTSFAGRVLARLSASLQLSAYLAVRDGGDALYLLRQMPAAALVSNIQVGSRVAAHLTTPGRMLIAELPPETLRELLGPDPLPAVTGQSPATHARLSEILAADRERGCAWSFSAYEPGIDACAAPVRGADGAVIAAISVAGPQQRFEADTALRERVAKEVRQAARDLSGLMGYRGDAAAR; via the coding sequence ATGCCCAAGTCACGCCCGCCGACCGAACCCGATCTCGACGACGGTCCCGCGCCGGAAGATGCGCGCGAGGCCCAATTGGTGTCGCCGGTGATCCGCGGCCTGCGGCTGCTGCGCTTTATCGCCGAAGGCGGCGCCACCGCCAACCTGAGCGAGGTCGGCCGCCGCATCGACGTGAACCGGGTCACGGTGATGCGCCTGCTCGATACGCTCGAGCATGAAGGCATGGTCGAGCGGCTGCCCCAGGGCGGTCACCAGGTCGGCTTCAATTTCCTGAAGCTGGCCTCGCGCGTGCTGGCCTCCAACGACCTGACCAGCTTTGCCGGGCGCGTGCTGGCGCGGCTCAGTGCGTCGCTGCAGCTGTCGGCCTACCTGGCGGTGCGCGATGGCGGCGATGCGCTCTACCTGCTGCGGCAGATGCCGGCCGCCGCGCTGGTCAGCAATATCCAGGTGGGGAGCCGCGTTGCCGCGCACCTGACCACGCCGGGCCGGATGCTGATTGCCGAACTGCCGCCCGAGACCCTGCGCGAATTGCTGGGGCCGGATCCGCTGCCGGCGGTCACCGGGCAGAGCCCGGCCACGCACGCACGGCTGTCCGAGATCCTGGCGGCCGACCGCGAACGCGGCTGCGCATGGAGTTTCTCCGCCTACGAACCAGGCATCGATGCCTGCGCGGCGCCGGTGCGCGGCGCCGACGGCGCGGTGATCGCCGCCATCAGCGTGGCCGGGCCGCAGCAGCGCTTCGAAGCCGACACCGCCTTGCGCGAACGCGTGGCGAAGGAAGTCCGGCAGGCGGCGCGCGACCTGTCCGGGCTGATGGGCTACCGCGGCGACGCTGCAGCGCGGTGA
- a CDS encoding FAD-dependent monooxygenase, translating into MPLKIGINGAGIGGLAAAIALRKLGMEAVVYEQAPRFARVGADINLTPNAVRALDGLGVGEALRETAARPSHRISRMWDTGAETSRLPMQEEAEQRYGAPQLTMHRADLMTALEAAVPAACMRLGHKAVAVEARADGATLSFANGAQEHVDVLVGADGIHSTVRTALFGQESPIFTGVVAYRAVVPAGRLAGVPNLGAFTKWWGPDAATQIVTFPLNRGRDIFIFATVAQEAWRHESWTTPGRVEDLRNAYAGFHPEARALLDACDDVLISALYVRDPLPAWSAGPVTLMGDACHPMMPFMAQGAGMAIEDGVVLARCLADAAGDGAAGVPAALARYRAARHARTSRIQVGSRSNAWLKDGGNADWVYDYDAWNVALG; encoded by the coding sequence ATGCCTCTCAAAATCGGAATCAATGGCGCCGGCATCGGCGGCCTCGCCGCGGCCATTGCGCTGCGCAAGCTCGGCATGGAAGCCGTGGTCTACGAACAAGCCCCCCGCTTTGCCCGCGTCGGCGCCGACATCAACCTGACCCCGAACGCCGTGCGGGCGCTCGACGGGCTGGGCGTTGGCGAGGCCCTGCGCGAGACCGCCGCGCGTCCCAGCCATCGCATCAGCCGCATGTGGGATACCGGCGCGGAGACCTCGCGGCTGCCGATGCAGGAAGAGGCGGAACAGCGTTATGGCGCGCCGCAGCTGACCATGCACCGCGCCGACCTGATGACCGCGCTGGAAGCCGCGGTGCCGGCCGCCTGCATGCGGCTCGGCCACAAGGCGGTGGCGGTCGAGGCCCGCGCCGATGGCGCCACGCTGTCCTTTGCCAATGGCGCGCAGGAGCACGTCGACGTGCTGGTAGGCGCCGACGGCATCCATTCCACCGTGCGTACCGCGCTGTTCGGCCAGGAAAGCCCGATCTTTACCGGCGTGGTCGCGTATCGCGCCGTGGTGCCGGCCGGGCGCCTGGCCGGCGTGCCCAACCTGGGCGCCTTCACCAAATGGTGGGGCCCGGACGCGGCCACGCAGATCGTCACCTTTCCGCTCAACCGCGGCCGCGACATCTTTATCTTTGCCACCGTCGCACAGGAGGCCTGGCGCCATGAATCCTGGACCACGCCGGGGCGCGTGGAAGACCTGCGCAACGCCTATGCCGGCTTCCACCCCGAGGCCCGCGCGCTGCTCGACGCCTGCGACGACGTGCTGATCTCAGCGCTGTACGTGCGCGATCCGCTGCCGGCGTGGTCGGCGGGACCGGTTACGCTGATGGGCGACGCCTGCCATCCGATGATGCCGTTCATGGCGCAGGGCGCGGGCATGGCGATCGAGGACGGCGTGGTGCTGGCGCGCTGCCTGGCCGATGCCGCCGGCGACGGCGCCGCCGGCGTGCCTGCCGCGCTGGCGCGCTACCGGGCCGCGCGCCATGCGCGCACCAGCCGCATCCAGGTCGGCTCGCGCAGCAATGCCTGGCTCAAGGACGGCGGCAATGCCGACTGGGTGTACGATTACGACGCCTGGAACGTCGCGCTCGGCTGA
- a CDS encoding acyl-CoA dehydrogenase family protein: protein MHLDLSPQDQRFREEVRAWIAQAYDADLRAMMAQSKNGYLDKAGQVRWQKALHARGWAAPNWPKEYGGPGWSAAERFIFQSELAAAGCPPVSPMGLKMVAPVIMKYGTPEQKQRFLPPILSSDVWWCQGYSEPNSGSDLASLQLRADHGIDGDGEHYLLNGSKIWTTHAQWADWMFCLVRTSRESKRQEGISFLLLDMHTPGITVSALPTLDGPMPGQQEVNQVFFENVRVPVANRIGEEGKGWTYAKYLLEFERGGTYSPMLRKQLSKIAEIAADQPGDDGGRLLDDPVFRRKLAPLHLRAAALEAVELRVFSGVESGTSIGAASSMLKLTGTETLQAVSELAVEAAGPAALPFMQDTWAELQGREAPLRVGPDYVAVLAPRYFNYRKASIYGGSNEIQRNIIAKVVLGL, encoded by the coding sequence ATGCATCTCGATCTCTCCCCGCAAGACCAGCGGTTCCGCGAAGAAGTGCGCGCCTGGATTGCCCAGGCCTATGACGCCGACCTGCGCGCGATGATGGCGCAGTCCAAGAACGGCTACCTCGACAAGGCCGGACAGGTGCGCTGGCAGAAGGCGCTGCACGCGCGCGGCTGGGCCGCGCCGAACTGGCCGAAGGAATATGGCGGGCCGGGATGGAGCGCGGCGGAGCGCTTTATCTTCCAGTCCGAACTGGCCGCGGCGGGATGTCCGCCGGTATCGCCGATGGGCCTGAAGATGGTGGCGCCGGTGATCATGAAGTACGGCACGCCCGAGCAGAAGCAGCGCTTCCTGCCGCCCATCCTCAGCTCCGACGTCTGGTGGTGCCAGGGCTACTCCGAGCCCAACTCCGGCTCGGACCTGGCGTCGCTGCAACTGCGCGCCGACCACGGCATCGACGGCGACGGCGAGCACTACCTCCTGAACGGCTCCAAGATCTGGACCACGCATGCGCAGTGGGCCGACTGGATGTTCTGCCTGGTGCGCACCAGCCGCGAATCGAAGCGCCAGGAAGGGATTTCGTTCCTGCTGCTCGACATGCACACGCCCGGCATCACGGTGTCGGCGCTGCCGACGCTGGACGGCCCGATGCCCGGCCAGCAGGAGGTGAACCAGGTCTTCTTCGAGAACGTGCGGGTGCCGGTGGCCAACCGCATCGGCGAGGAAGGCAAGGGCTGGACCTACGCCAAGTACCTGCTGGAATTCGAGCGTGGCGGCACGTATAGCCCGATGCTGCGCAAGCAATTGTCCAAGATCGCGGAGATCGCCGCGGATCAGCCTGGCGACGACGGTGGGCGGCTGCTGGACGACCCGGTGTTCCGGCGCAAACTGGCCCCGCTGCACCTGCGTGCGGCGGCGCTGGAAGCGGTGGAATTGCGGGTGTTTTCCGGGGTGGAATCGGGCACCTCGATCGGTGCCGCATCGAGCATGCTCAAGCTCACGGGCACCGAGACGCTGCAGGCGGTTAGCGAGCTTGCGGTAGAGGCGGCGGGGCCTGCGGCGCTGCCGTTTATGCAGGACACCTGGGCTGAATTGCAGGGACGCGAGGCGCCGCTGCGAGTTGGGCCGGACTATGTGGCTGTGCTGGCGCCGCGTTATTTCAACTATCGCAAGGCTTCGATTTACGGGGGGTCTAATGAGATCCAGCGCAATATCATTGCGAAGGTTGTGTTGGGGCTTTGA
- a CDS encoding acyl-CoA dehydrogenase family protein has product MDFQFREEQSMLRDTLARYLADHYDFEARRAAAQSAAGWRPDCWRAFARDLGILGAAFPEHLGGMGGGAVEHMVVMEQLGRHLVLEPYLGTVVLGGGALLHGSPELAAQWIPAIIGGEATVAWAHAEPASRYCRHDVQASATRQGDGYRLSGHKHAVAGAPFVSHLLVSARSGGARRDQGGISLFWIARDAPGVTLRGYPTFDGQRGAEVLLDNVQVPACQRIGEEGAALPLIEQLCDHAMIALAAEANGAMARMLADTIDYARQRKQFGVPIGTFQALQHRMADMYMQLEQSVALTQVAAMQAAGTPAVRAQAACAAKIQAGQAGTFVGQGAVQIHGGMGVTEELAVGHYFKRVTAIDLQFGSAEHHLRRYADLLYPIRAAA; this is encoded by the coding sequence GTGGATTTCCAGTTCAGGGAAGAACAGTCGATGCTGCGCGACACGCTCGCGCGCTACCTCGCCGATCACTACGATTTCGAAGCCCGCCGCGCCGCGGCGCAGTCCGCGGCGGGTTGGCGCCCGGACTGCTGGCGCGCGTTTGCGCGCGACCTGGGCATCCTCGGCGCCGCGTTTCCCGAGCACCTCGGCGGCATGGGCGGCGGCGCGGTCGAGCATATGGTGGTGATGGAACAGCTCGGCCGGCACCTGGTGCTGGAGCCCTACCTGGGCACCGTGGTGCTGGGCGGCGGCGCGCTGCTGCACGGCAGCCCCGAGCTGGCGGCGCAGTGGATCCCGGCCATCATCGGCGGCGAAGCCACGGTGGCGTGGGCCCATGCCGAGCCCGCCAGCCGCTACTGCCGGCACGACGTGCAGGCCAGCGCCACGCGCCAGGGGGACGGCTACCGGCTCAGCGGCCACAAGCACGCCGTGGCGGGCGCACCGTTCGTCTCGCATCTGCTGGTCAGCGCGCGTAGCGGCGGCGCACGCCGGGACCAGGGCGGCATCAGCCTGTTCTGGATCGCGCGCGACGCGCCGGGCGTGACGCTGCGCGGATATCCCACCTTCGACGGCCAGCGCGGCGCCGAGGTGCTGCTCGACAACGTGCAGGTGCCGGCCTGCCAGCGCATCGGCGAAGAAGGTGCAGCGCTGCCGCTGATCGAGCAGCTGTGCGACCACGCCATGATCGCGCTGGCCGCCGAAGCCAATGGCGCGATGGCGCGCATGCTGGCCGACACCATCGACTACGCGCGCCAGCGCAAGCAGTTCGGCGTGCCGATCGGCACCTTCCAGGCGCTGCAGCACCGCATGGCCGATATGTACATGCAGCTGGAGCAATCGGTGGCGCTGACCCAGGTGGCGGCGATGCAGGCCGCCGGCACGCCGGCGGTGCGCGCGCAGGCCGCGTGCGCGGCGAAGATCCAGGCCGGCCAGGCGGGCACCTTCGTCGGCCAGGGCGCGGTGCAGATCCACGGCGGCATGGGCGTGACCGAAGAACTGGCCGTAGGCCACTACTTCAAGCGTGTCACCGCAATCGACCTGCAGTTCGGCTCGGCCGAGCACCACCTGCGCCGCTATGCCGACCTGCTCTATCCCATCCGGGCCGCAGCCTGA